In Chryseobacterium lactis, a single genomic region encodes these proteins:
- a CDS encoding helix-turn-helix domain-containing protein — protein sequence MIEIKRYSNETGHSEPRRVIKYTLFWCHSGNAEILIDENIFIMNAHQTVTITSGQFHQLISVDGELTALEFTLDFFSKSDSDIELIFHNGLFCHFGMNEKITVQNASFFSETLSLIEKEIDEKPYQYLISTHSLVSLLLIEINRSKIANGDEIWKPDALFLKFLESIRHHFTENFPVSRFADILSTTEAKLNEVSKLHTNKTAQNVIYSLIVSEAKRLLLYEKLTVKEIAYQLGFNDPFYFSNFFKKHTSLSPKDYQKTLRKV from the coding sequence ATGATTGAAATAAAGAGATATTCAAACGAAACAGGCCATTCCGAACCACGACGGGTAATAAAATATACTCTTTTTTGGTGCCATTCCGGAAATGCCGAAATTCTGATTGATGAAAATATTTTTATCATGAACGCTCATCAAACGGTGACCATCACTTCAGGACAATTTCACCAATTGATCAGTGTAGACGGTGAGTTGACCGCACTGGAATTTACCCTGGATTTTTTCAGTAAAAGCGACAGTGATATTGAATTGATTTTCCACAACGGACTCTTCTGCCATTTTGGGATGAACGAGAAGATCACCGTTCAAAATGCTTCCTTCTTTTCTGAAACACTCAGCCTGATTGAAAAGGAGATCGATGAAAAACCTTATCAATACCTGATTTCAACCCATTCTCTGGTTTCATTATTATTAATAGAAATCAATCGCAGCAAAATTGCAAACGGCGATGAAATCTGGAAACCTGACGCTTTATTTTTAAAATTTCTGGAAAGTATCCGCCATCACTTCACAGAAAATTTCCCTGTATCCCGATTTGCAGATATATTGAGCACTACCGAAGCCAAACTGAATGAAGTTTCTAAACTTCACACCAATAAAACGGCACAGAATGTTATCTATAGTCTGATCGTCTCTGAAGCAAAAAGGTTGCTTCTTTATGAGAAATTAACCGTCAAAGAAATTGCCTACCAGCTTGGTTTCAACGATCCCTTTTATTTTTCAAATTTTTTCAAAAAGCATACTTCACTTTCTCCCAAAGATTACCAAAAGACGCTAAGGAAGGTATAG
- a CDS encoding DoxX protein — protein MKTKQDIAVFLLRIALATGFLSAVASRLGFWGSKSSGWKNFVQYTTDTNSFLPSSWAPGIAVGSTVAELSIGILLLIGYKVGKTSLCASALTFLFAIAMSISFGFKEPLDYSVFVFSAGAFLLSTFPQHTWTIEQI, from the coding sequence ATGAAAACCAAACAAGATATAGCCGTTTTTTTATTAAGAATAGCATTGGCAACAGGCTTTCTATCGGCAGTAGCCAGCAGACTGGGTTTTTGGGGTTCCAAATCATCAGGCTGGAAAAATTTTGTACAGTATACCACTGATACCAACTCATTTTTGCCTTCATCCTGGGCACCCGGTATTGCTGTAGGCTCAACAGTCGCAGAATTATCCATTGGCATCTTACTTCTCATTGGCTATAAGGTAGGCAAAACCTCTCTGTGTGCCTCTGCTCTCACCTTCTTGTTTGCCATCGCCATGAGTATTTCTTTTGGATTCAAAGAACCTCTTGATTACTCGGTCTTTGTTTTCAGCGCCGGAGCATTTTTACTCAGTACTTTTCCCCAGCATACATGGACTATTGAACAAATTTAA
- a CDS encoding cupin domain-containing protein, giving the protein MNTNIHDYIVKTEQKEWQPLIEKGIHYEGIFVKSLKFDAEQNRSTTILLKFDPGASYPYHNHPAGEELFIMEGDALIAGAHLEKGDYLYTPPGFKHSVKSENGCLILFVIPEEVEIL; this is encoded by the coding sequence ATGAATACCAACATCCACGATTATATCGTAAAAACAGAACAAAAAGAATGGCAGCCATTAATTGAAAAAGGAATTCATTATGAAGGCATTTTTGTAAAATCTTTAAAATTTGATGCGGAGCAAAACCGCTCTACCACTATTCTTTTAAAATTTGACCCCGGTGCAAGCTATCCGTATCATAATCATCCCGCAGGCGAAGAGCTTTTTATTATGGAAGGAGATGCGTTGATTGCCGGTGCTCATTTAGAAAAAGGAGATTATTTGTATACTCCGCCCGGCTTCAAACATTCCGTAAAGTCTGAAAACGGCTGTTTAATCCTTTTTGTTATTCCGGAAGAGGTGGAAATTCTATAA
- a CDS encoding cytochrome-c peroxidase: MKDRYLAFLAIIGAVCLLSYTSGDPTGYTLEELRTLYSSGDQSKWPSAHLFDEAKEGFQDIGSLPNMKFPENNPYSEDKMELGKMLFFDPRLSKSGQISCANCHNPEIGWSDGSRVSFGHDRQTGTRNAPTLVNIGYAKTFFWDGRAATLEEQVKAPIENPVEMNLHMSLAAKNIRKIKEYKPFFVKAFGNEDITEEKIAKAIATFERSLISPPSKFDKFVSGKKDALNDSELNGLHLFRTKANCINCHNTPYFSDQKFHNLGLTYYGRKYEDLGRYIVTQKNEDVGKFKTPTLREVSENKPYMHNGLFPELANIVMMYNAGMGRETPKGEQINDPKFPHKSGMIEKLNLTDDEVFDIVAFLKTLNSYKYKMRPPELPKSNP, from the coding sequence ATGAAAGACAGATATCTCGCCTTTCTGGCGATTATTGGAGCCGTTTGTTTATTAAGTTATACCTCTGGTGATCCTACAGGTTACACCCTGGAGGAATTGCGTACATTATATAGTAGCGGAGACCAGTCGAAATGGCCTTCAGCTCATTTATTTGATGAAGCTAAAGAAGGTTTTCAGGATATAGGATCATTACCTAACATGAAATTTCCTGAAAATAATCCTTATTCCGAAGATAAAATGGAACTCGGGAAAATGCTTTTCTTTGATCCGAGACTTTCTAAAAGCGGACAAATTTCCTGTGCCAACTGCCATAATCCGGAAATAGGATGGTCAGACGGAAGCCGGGTTTCTTTCGGACACGATCGCCAGACAGGAACCAGAAATGCCCCTACATTAGTCAATATCGGATATGCTAAAACTTTCTTTTGGGATGGTCGTGCAGCAACTCTGGAAGAACAGGTGAAAGCTCCCATAGAAAACCCTGTGGAAATGAATCTCCATATGTCTCTGGCTGCTAAAAATATCAGAAAAATTAAAGAGTATAAACCTTTCTTTGTGAAGGCCTTCGGAAATGAAGATATTACAGAAGAGAAAATTGCAAAAGCAATTGCTACTTTCGAACGCTCTCTGATAAGCCCGCCGTCAAAATTTGATAAATTTGTTTCAGGGAAAAAAGATGCTTTAAATGATTCGGAACTGAATGGACTTCATTTATTCCGTACCAAAGCGAATTGTATCAACTGCCATAACACTCCTTATTTCTCAGATCAGAAATTCCACAATTTGGGGCTTACCTATTATGGAAGAAAATATGAAGATTTAGGAAGGTATATCGTTACTCAAAAAAATGAAGATGTAGGAAAGTTCAAGACGCCTACGCTTAGGGAGGTTTCGGAAAATAAACCTTATATGCATAATGGACTTTTTCCTGAGCTGGCTAATATTGTCATGATGTATAATGCCGGAATGGGAAGAGAAACTCCAAAAGGTGAACAGATCAACGATCCAAAATTTCCGCATAAATCGGGAATGATTGAAAAGCTTAATTTAACAGATGACGAAGTGTTTGATATTGTTGCTTTTTTAAAGACTTTGAACAGTTACAAATACAAAATGCGTCCACCGGAATTACCAAAATCTAATCCATAA
- a CDS encoding DUF6850 family outer membrane beta-barrel protein, producing the protein MQNKKKRTVKIFQYSMLGLAALSSQFFHAQTAHLDSITISSVEKNIRINDPYISFFQPLDFSQTSFQYSNVKQNFKRVQTPEETGSFTFQSQGVYQLNDKIALSGKLQADKTNEENVPYILNDERTTNSSFIYNPSYYWAPRSGRWQKQSYFINGQLAYNPIKPVIIQIGGEGKYAKSYRQNADPRPKVDNYQYRAFAKLGLKWRQHSVFGKLSYVNNYKNNDILFVSPGGNVPANDSIYIRYNEGYGNQYIGNTQFRTSEYKMGGYIWGGEYAFNNKNTHFSAGYDYKNVIERFYKVFEYQDAKFIWHRDYVKYSGLKTDLHSFYMNFLGNYNGKKWASSVTYQDQLDTNYNYPLEYRTYRLAQQNFTWQNSVTWFNHRNEAFKVLFDADYGSNHVRDLSVVMDRKLSFFNYRLGAQKEFAIMPSHKLSVGITQSLYIPLKKEFDYQPYQSSKENIFVTKIAQPDFAYDSTPKFGMNFNASYLFDKNKIRYELFGSFTQIWLMNGTYKNAADYNGRANQIASVGLNVYY; encoded by the coding sequence ATGCAAAATAAAAAAAAGAGAACAGTGAAAATTTTCCAATACAGTATGTTGGGACTGGCTGCATTGAGCAGCCAGTTCTTCCATGCTCAGACGGCTCATTTAGACAGTATTACAATCAGTTCAGTAGAGAAAAATATCAGGATAAATGATCCCTATATTTCTTTTTTTCAACCTTTGGATTTTTCTCAAACAAGTTTTCAGTATTCCAATGTAAAACAGAACTTTAAAAGGGTTCAGACTCCGGAGGAAACCGGAAGTTTTACCTTCCAATCTCAAGGTGTTTATCAACTTAATGATAAAATAGCACTTTCAGGAAAACTTCAGGCGGATAAAACCAACGAAGAGAATGTTCCTTATATACTGAATGATGAGAGAACAACCAATTCTTCCTTCATTTATAATCCTTCTTATTACTGGGCTCCCCGTTCAGGAAGGTGGCAGAAACAGAGTTACTTTATCAATGGCCAGCTGGCTTATAATCCTATAAAACCTGTTATTATTCAAATAGGAGGAGAAGGAAAATATGCTAAATCTTACCGGCAAAATGCTGATCCAAGGCCAAAAGTAGACAATTACCAATACAGAGCTTTTGCCAAACTGGGGTTAAAATGGAGACAACATTCTGTTTTCGGTAAACTGAGCTATGTCAACAATTACAAGAATAATGATATTTTGTTTGTGAGTCCAGGAGGAAATGTCCCGGCCAATGACAGTATTTATATCAGGTACAATGAAGGATATGGTAATCAGTATATAGGAAATACCCAATTCCGAACTTCCGAATATAAAATGGGAGGCTATATCTGGGGTGGAGAATATGCATTCAATAATAAAAATACCCATTTTTCTGCCGGATACGATTATAAAAATGTAATTGAACGTTTTTATAAGGTTTTTGAATATCAGGATGCTAAATTTATCTGGCACAGAGATTATGTAAAATATTCCGGATTGAAAACGGATCTTCATAGTTTCTACATGAATTTTTTAGGAAATTATAACGGAAAAAAATGGGCTTCTTCAGTGACGTATCAGGATCAGCTGGATACCAATTATAATTATCCTTTAGAATACAGAACCTATCGTCTGGCGCAACAAAATTTTACCTGGCAAAACAGTGTGACCTGGTTCAACCATAGAAATGAAGCATTTAAAGTTCTTTTCGATGCAGATTATGGAAGCAATCATGTAAGAGATTTATCTGTAGTTATGGATAGAAAACTTTCATTTTTTAATTATCGTCTCGGCGCACAAAAGGAATTTGCCATAATGCCTTCCCACAAACTATCTGTGGGTATTACACAAAGTCTTTATATTCCATTGAAAAAAGAATTCGATTATCAGCCGTATCAAAGCTCAAAAGAGAATATCTTTGTAACTAAGATCGCCCAGCCTGATTTTGCCTATGATTCAACACCTAAATTCGGGATGAATTTTAATGCAAGTTATCTTTTTGATAAAAATAAAATAAGGTATGAGCTATTCGGTTCCTTTACCCAGATCTGGTTGATGAACGGAACTTACAAAAATGCAGCAGACTATAATGGAAGAGCCAATCAGATTGCTTCTGTTGGGCTAAATGTTTATTACTAA
- a CDS encoding DUF4876 domain-containing protein, with the protein MKRIILLLIIPILTFVGCNRDDDFGKNNEIKPVPFTVNIKYDASKYPQVADKGVANVTITLENKATGDKITGKTDANGDLKLTAVLPGSYNVQAELQMKKSQYEQEIGETTSYETVHFGGLQEKVTVNANISSTLVRISSGNLGDLVIKQYYYAGSDKNVGANIRDQFIEIHNNSDQTIYADGLHLVFLEGNVNNNVTNYTLPSGQYDWSLTAGGGTAANTDFVYCNIFIKIPGNGSQYPILPGKSIVIAQTAVNHKAPYDDINGKSIAIQDPGKTIDLSQADFETYMGTYNTSIGKKPFAWDIQNIMVPDMLVTYWSIASNDLVLNVTSMLGVGILRATDAEVASWKRVAAPKDPNGTLFLQIPKKYIIDGIDITDKEQKAPKDFPSDIDASRTFIVNKDGLAEATFTGLSVIRKTKEIINNRVVLQDTNNSANDFITIDANPRGYAK; encoded by the coding sequence ATGAAACGAATAATACTACTGTTGATCATCCCCATCCTGACCTTTGTAGGGTGTAACAGAGATGATGATTTTGGCAAAAACAATGAAATTAAACCTGTGCCATTTACCGTCAATATTAAATATGATGCTTCAAAATATCCTCAGGTTGCTGATAAAGGAGTAGCCAATGTAACCATTACACTTGAAAATAAAGCGACAGGTGATAAAATTACCGGGAAAACAGATGCCAACGGAGACCTTAAACTGACTGCTGTACTTCCCGGAAGTTATAATGTACAGGCAGAACTACAAATGAAGAAAAGTCAGTATGAACAGGAAATCGGGGAAACAACCAGTTATGAAACTGTACATTTTGGAGGATTACAGGAAAAAGTAACGGTTAATGCTAATATATCTTCGACCCTGGTAAGAATTTCAAGTGGAAATCTGGGTGATCTTGTGATCAAACAATACTATTATGCGGGTTCAGACAAGAATGTGGGAGCCAATATCAGAGACCAGTTTATTGAAATCCATAACAATTCGGATCAGACTATTTATGCAGATGGCTTGCATCTGGTATTTCTTGAAGGGAATGTGAATAATAATGTCACTAATTATACCTTGCCAAGCGGGCAATACGACTGGAGTTTGACTGCCGGTGGCGGAACTGCGGCCAATACAGATTTTGTATACTGTAATATATTTATTAAAATCCCGGGAAATGGTAGCCAGTATCCTATTCTACCGGGTAAAAGTATTGTTATAGCTCAAACAGCGGTTAACCACAAAGCTCCTTATGATGATATCAATGGGAAATCGATCGCTATACAGGATCCAGGCAAAACGATTGATTTGAGCCAGGCTGATTTTGAGACTTATATGGGAACCTATAATACCAGTATCGGTAAAAAACCTTTTGCATGGGATATTCAGAATATTATGGTGCCGGACATGCTGGTTACATATTGGAGTATTGCCTCCAATGATTTGGTTCTCAACGTTACTTCTATGTTGGGTGTAGGAATTCTGAGAGCTACAGATGCCGAAGTGGCAAGCTGGAAAAGAGTAGCCGCTCCTAAAGATCCGAACGGGACATTATTTCTGCAAATTCCGAAGAAATATATTATTGATGGTATTGACATTACAGATAAAGAACAAAAAGCACCTAAAGATTTTCCTTCTGACATTGATGCATCAAGAACTTTCATCGTCAATAAAGATGGATTGGCAGAAGCTACCTTTACGGGGCTCTCTGTAATTCGTAAAACGAAGGAAATTATTAATAATCGTGTTGTGCTGCAGGATACCAATAATTCTGCTAATGATTTTATAACGATTGATGCGAACCCAAGAGGATATGCAAAATAA